Proteins encoded together in one Rossellomorea sp. y25 window:
- a CDS encoding flagellar hook-length control protein FliK yields MEVGIGTQASHPLMGMRQESTLFKKELDGFSKLLGFVSNHVVEREEVKQPETLSLLVSLQGILRATELDEVGLSSGQLEDLSRLKEFDFDQIAEIVGMDKETVKTLFSELQSALIGTEQSSSSSGDSIEDLHETLLGTMQLLQSALKNEVGGLNGRGPVEEVARLVKVIELLAANRDLLVMEASKASELKDMMKMVQAAVDQSLSREFNHAKDWSRILKDAFQRQAPVQTMEKQSSTERVTVEKKSIQPILASHIHFVLPKTESVSMSLSSGNRSVQYEQFVKEFQNILSKSQMVSQPNMSKLLIKLYPEQLGSLRIELLQQNGVMNAKILASTATAKEMLDSQIQGLKHAFTSQNLQVEKIEISQALTDAERQSKGQSQQQSSQQHKQNQPEHGGSGGEERTESFKEYLVNTEI; encoded by the coding sequence GTGGAAGTCGGAATAGGTACACAAGCTTCCCACCCACTAATGGGGATGAGACAGGAATCAACGCTTTTTAAGAAAGAATTGGATGGGTTTTCAAAACTTTTAGGATTTGTATCGAATCATGTGGTTGAAAGGGAAGAAGTGAAACAGCCCGAGACACTATCTCTTCTGGTTAGCCTGCAAGGCATCTTACGCGCAACAGAGCTTGATGAAGTTGGACTATCAAGCGGACAATTAGAAGACTTATCCCGATTAAAGGAATTTGACTTTGACCAAATCGCTGAAATAGTTGGTATGGATAAAGAAACGGTCAAAACACTTTTTTCTGAGCTCCAATCCGCTCTTATTGGGACTGAGCAATCTTCGTCTTCATCAGGTGATAGTATAGAGGATCTTCATGAAACCCTGTTGGGAACGATGCAGTTACTGCAATCCGCATTAAAGAATGAGGTGGGGGGCTTAAATGGAAGAGGGCCAGTGGAAGAAGTGGCGAGACTTGTAAAGGTCATTGAACTTCTGGCAGCTAACCGTGACTTACTTGTGATGGAAGCATCAAAAGCGTCGGAGCTGAAAGACATGATGAAGATGGTTCAAGCGGCTGTAGATCAATCCCTGTCCAGGGAGTTTAATCATGCGAAGGATTGGTCCCGGATCTTGAAAGATGCTTTTCAACGCCAAGCACCTGTGCAAACAATGGAAAAGCAGTCCTCAACAGAAAGGGTCACAGTGGAGAAGAAAAGTATTCAACCGATACTGGCAAGTCACATACACTTTGTACTTCCGAAAACAGAATCCGTTTCCATGAGTCTCTCATCAGGAAATCGCTCCGTTCAATATGAACAATTCGTGAAAGAATTTCAGAATATCCTAAGTAAATCTCAAATGGTGTCCCAGCCGAACATGAGTAAGCTGTTAATCAAGCTGTATCCAGAGCAACTGGGCTCATTAAGGATCGAACTTTTACAGCAAAACGGAGTGATGAACGCAAAAATATTAGCTTCAACGGCAACTGCGAAAGAAATGCTTGATTCTCAAATTCAAGGATTAAAGCATGCATTTACATCTCAGAACCTCCAGGTAGAGAAGATTGAAATCTCACAGGCGTTAACAGATGCTGAGCGGCAATCCAAAGGGCAGTCACAGCAACAGTCCTCACAACAACATAAGCAGAATCAACCCGAACATGGAGGAAGCGGGGGAGAAGAAAGAACTGAATCCTTTAAGGAATATCTCGTAAATACCGAAATATAG